A genomic region of Metopolophium dirhodum isolate CAU chromosome 1, ASM1992520v1, whole genome shotgun sequence contains the following coding sequences:
- the LOC132933400 gene encoding uncharacterized protein LOC132933400 has product MAFVNSEYCFTFVDVGAQGRMNDAGVYATTSVYRKIIRNELLLPPPEPLLGRLKKVPYVFIGDDAFPMSNTLLKPYGGNHQKGSLERIFNYRLCRARRVVENVFGIYASVFRVFRSPMLLQPDKAALICMTCCLLHNFLRRSATSRKIYAPTGTFDYEEDGELIHGTWRNDIQGMTSFNPLVKKPRKPSEEAKDIRREFTEYCMTSGAVEWQN; this is encoded by the coding sequence ATGGCATTTGTTAACTcagaatattgttttacatttgttGATGTTGGTGCTCAAGGAAGAATGAACGATGCGGGTGTGTATGCTACCACGAGTGTTTATCGCAAAATAATTCGTAATGAACTTCTCCTTCCACCACCTGAGCCCTTATTAGGACGACTGAAGAAGGTTCCATATGTTTTTATAGGCGACGATGCATTTCCCATGAGTAATACTCTTCTAAAACCTTACGGAGGAAATCATCAAAAAGGTAGTTTAGAACGAATTTTCAATTATCGTTTGTGTCGTGCACGTAGAGTTGTGGAAAACGTTTTTGGTATTTATGCATCAGTTTTTCGAGTGTTCAGATCACCTATGTTACTACAACCAGATAAAGCTGCTTTAATATGCATGACATGCTGTTTACTTCATAATTTTCTACGGAGAAGCGCAACATCAAGAAAAATCTATGCCCCAACTGGTACTTTTGATTATGAAGAGGATGGAGAATTGATTCACGGAACATGGCGCAACGATATACAAGGGATGACATCTTTCAATCCACTGGTAAAAAAACCTAGGAAACCCTCCGAGGAAGCAAAGGACATTCGGCGAGAGTTTACAGAATACTGTATGACAAGTGGAGCAGTAGAATGGCAGAATTAA
- the LOC132937175 gene encoding putative nuclease HARBI1 yields the protein MFMDLLDMISNNITQNTLRNVSLSPILQLLIALRYYATGAFQAVLGDHIHVHKSTVYRVIKKVSEAIALLKPKYIKMPRSQTEINLAQDDFLLARNFPKVIGAIDCTHIKIQSPNSDIGEKFRNRKGFFSINVQAVCSSHMQFINIVAR from the exons ATGTTCATGGATCTACTTGACATGATAAGCAACAATATAACTCAAAATACACTACGAAATGTGTCACTGTCACCAATACTACAGCTTCTAATAGCCCTGAGATATTATGCTACAGGTGCTTTTCAG GCAGTTTTAGGTGATCATATACATGTCCACAAATCCACAGTTTACCGTGTCATTAAAAAAGTTTCTGAAGCTATTGCACTTCTAaaacctaaatatataaaaatgccaAGATCACAAACTGAAATCAACTTAGCACAAGATGATTTCTTGTTAGCACGTAATTTTCCAAAAGTTATTGGTGCAATTGATTGCACGCACATAAAAATTCAGTCACCCAATAGTGACATCGGAGAGAAATTCCGAAATAGAAAAGGATTCTTTTCTATTAATGTACAGGCAGTGTGTAGTAGCCAtatgcaatttataaatattgtagctAGATGA